One Gossypium raimondii isolate GPD5lz chromosome 3, ASM2569854v1, whole genome shotgun sequence genomic window carries:
- the LOC105795761 gene encoding proline-rich protein 4 — MVHKISLNMFLSLILIFVLVVLSDAARPRQLGNENGIMSKEKVALGKEEEAKSYFREMKNLPPFPFPFPDMPLVPPLQFPPFPFPLPPPFEVPSVPSFPLAPLTFPPIPYFSPPPLPLHP, encoded by the coding sequence ATGGTTCATAAAATAAGTCTAAATATGTTCTTAAGCCTCATTCTTATTTTTGTTCTGGTCGTCCTGAGCGATGCAGCTCGCCCTCGTCAGCTCGGAAATGAAAATGGGATAATGTCAAAGGAGAAGGTGGCTCTGGGAAAGGAAGAGGAAGCTAAAAGCTACTTTAGGGAGATGAAAAACTTGCCAccttttccctttccttttccGGACATGCCATTAGTACCACCACTTCAATTTCCGCCATTTCCATTTCCACTTCCACCACCCTTCGAGGTTCCAAGCGTTCCCAGTTTTCCTTTAGCTCCTCTCACTTTTCCTCCCATCCCATACTTTTCACCCCCTCCTCTTCCTCTTCATCCATAG